A window of the Roseburia sp. 831b genome harbors these coding sequences:
- a CDS encoding YodL domain-containing protein has product MAGAKTEKQKVQEITEKLEQGIKELFESEKYKTYLNTMSKFHNYSFNNTMLIAMQKPDATLVAGFKAWQKNFDRHVKKGEKGIRILAPAPYKIKEEQEKLNPVTGEIMLDKNGMPITEEVEIKIPAFRVVPVFDVSQTDGKELPDIGVNELSGSVEDYEDFMQALTEVAPVPVTYEDIDEDVKGYFHTTDHRIAIQEGMSQSQTVKTAIHEVAHAMLHDWERNQDIDKVLDKDRNTKEVEAESVAYTVCQHFGIDTSDYSFGYIAGWSSDRDMKELKSSLDTIRKTASELITGIEDRLAELQKDRAVEQEQNKESILLIQNDDLTQYSLVSVVGMDRQELMDILSAMSEDDKLSIQAYLESKGAWTTEIANEDTKEFGEYHLDVRYNTDTEELVDMKERKESPANREAQLLFGSEDRFGIYQLKDTEEARNIRFMGMDYLESKGIAVTKENYELLYIAPLEEGTSLEDIYTRFNIAHPADFRGHSLSVSDVVVLHQNGENTSHYVDSFGYREVPEFTRELMVEHTKEQASVIDETAEILSEIAQEHAQDEQGRENEVFLVNYNEWREVSTLDLEQNYFAIDDPYADGDFRLLHLQNQIKDITPAGVHYDTYEEAAAALYEAEREMANMPFNKENNIGSYMVNGRTQLERIMEARQLQKHMDIENDKVSYYVIADLSTWAENSSERSKLERFDSISEAMEAFQAYRGKDAQYCDDKARTTFGVSVHGIEFDVIHVRNNENVLSLDFIHSSEAKESKHFMDDLQTLSDSIGIDKVRVHRDMTPEEVKDFVKRRFEHQLKQGGLDDISLYMSRFDTLYEQGKMEKLMPTANQKHIEENVPITEWDNPYFEVKEPDQMAFSIKDKYVSIQTCTEGYDYSVFDADYKLIDGGVYDNPDISIHAALKDVLEDFGLSEQDKRIPVDYEELMEKTEAVEREQLNERIQAEVPEADSVVADFKAKTEELFNGINGQTQDDIEQTVWAYLQSKIDEYKIDVELVDVVVSGSRCRGLEKAGSDLDVVVEYKGREHEDDLFNAFNEDGLMIGGVKVDINPITEGKTGTLATYLPGVESYLAEKQAMQKASAVEATPEKTVTLTVAECGEFHSLGEFHENIASVEEAITVWKSIPPERMNGITSIGINIHTEGTERYEDVEMDILSGKVIDLEVLDYVPDITDDPKAIEVIEELIDKLPDIEVRGSLEKWQAAILATEIDQFSYDYDTYQYQDTVDNREAQVANITEDIRSGNTGYLNDFLNAVISEGVREGITDIFGQGVEIDDSEAVQTARRAKELLDKLAEYKPLAKVEELTEQNYNQIDNVLNNGAEKKEQEQSKGRISIKEKLAEKKAVIEQRDRAEHTSPEKDKKSQREM; this is encoded by the coding sequence ATGGCAGGCGCTAAAACAGAAAAACAGAAAGTACAGGAAATAACGGAGAAGCTGGAGCAGGGAATCAAGGAGCTTTTTGAAAGCGAGAAGTACAAGACCTATCTGAATACTATGTCAAAATTTCATAATTACAGCTTTAACAATACCATGTTAATCGCAATGCAAAAGCCTGACGCTACGTTAGTGGCTGGATTCAAGGCTTGGCAGAAAAATTTTGACAGGCACGTTAAGAAAGGGGAAAAGGGTATCCGTATCCTTGCTCCAGCACCGTACAAGATTAAGGAAGAACAGGAGAAACTTAATCCGGTAACGGGAGAGATTATGCTTGATAAGAACGGAATGCCCATTACGGAGGAAGTGGAGATTAAGATACCCGCCTTTCGTGTGGTTCCGGTATTTGATGTGTCACAGACGGACGGAAAGGAACTGCCGGACATAGGGGTAAATGAGCTTTCAGGAAGCGTGGAGGACTATGAGGACTTTATGCAGGCACTTACGGAGGTTGCCCCGGTTCCTGTTACCTATGAAGATATAGACGAGGATGTGAAGGGGTATTTCCATACCACCGACCACCGGATTGCCATACAGGAGGGGATGAGCCAGAGTCAGACCGTAAAAACCGCTATCCATGAGGTGGCACACGCAATGCTCCATGACTGGGAACGGAATCAGGATATAGATAAGGTTTTAGACAAAGACCGCAATACAAAGGAAGTGGAAGCAGAGAGCGTTGCTTATACGGTATGTCAGCATTTCGGTATTGATACATCGGACTATTCCTTTGGGTATATTGCCGGATGGAGCAGTGACCGGGATATGAAAGAACTGAAATCTTCCCTTGATACCATACGAAAGACCGCTTCGGAGCTGATCACAGGCATTGAGGACAGGTTAGCAGAGTTACAGAAGGACAGGGCAGTGGAGCAGGAGCAGAATAAGGAGAGTATTCTTCTGATACAGAATGATGATCTGACACAATACAGCCTTGTGAGTGTTGTGGGCATGGACAGACAGGAACTTATGGACATTCTTTCAGCCATGAGTGAGGACGATAAGCTGAGTATTCAAGCATATCTGGAGAGTAAAGGGGCATGGACTACTGAGATTGCCAATGAAGATACAAAAGAATTTGGAGAATATCACCTTGATGTCCGCTACAATACCGATACAGAGGAGCTTGTGGATATGAAAGAACGAAAGGAAAGCCCTGCAAACAGGGAAGCACAGCTTCTATTTGGCAGTGAGGACAGATTTGGCATTTATCAGCTCAAAGATACAGAGGAAGCAAGGAATATTCGCTTTATGGGAATGGACTATCTTGAAAGCAAGGGCATTGCGGTCACAAAGGAGAATTATGAACTGCTTTATATCGCACCGTTAGAGGAAGGCACAAGCCTTGAAGATATTTACACCCGCTTTAATATAGCTCATCCGGCAGATTTTCGAGGACATTCCCTTTCTGTCAGCGATGTGGTGGTGCTTCATCAGAACGGAGAGAACACAAGCCATTATGTGGATTCCTTTGGTTACAGGGAAGTGCCGGAGTTTACAAGGGAGCTTATGGTAGAGCATACAAAAGAACAGGCTTCGGTTATTGATGAAACGGCGGAGATCCTTTCGGAGATTGCACAGGAACACGCACAGGATGAACAGGGCAGGGAAAATGAAGTGTTCCTTGTCAATTACAACGAATGGCGTGAGGTCAGTACGCTTGACTTGGAACAGAATTATTTTGCTATTGACGATCCGTATGCGGATGGGGATTTCAGACTTTTGCATTTACAAAACCAGATCAAGGACATCACACCTGCAGGAGTGCATTACGATACCTATGAGGAAGCTGCGGCTGCCCTTTATGAAGCAGAGCGGGAAATGGCGAATATGCCTTTCAATAAAGAAAATAACATCGGTTCCTACATGGTAAACGGAAGGACACAGCTTGAGCGCATCATGGAAGCAAGACAGCTTCAGAAGCACATGGACATTGAAAATGACAAGGTATCCTACTATGTCATTGCGGATTTAAGCACATGGGCAGAGAACAGCTCAGAAAGGAGCAAGCTGGAGCGTTTTGACAGCATTTCTGAAGCAATGGAAGCATTTCAGGCTTATCGTGGCAAAGATGCACAGTACTGCGATGACAAGGCAAGGACAACCTTTGGTGTCAGTGTGCATGGCATTGAATTTGATGTGATCCATGTAAGGAATAACGAAAATGTCTTGTCCCTTGATTTTATCCACAGCAGCGAAGCAAAGGAAAGTAAGCACTTCATGGACGATTTGCAGACGTTGAGTGACAGCATCGGCATCGACAAGGTAAGAGTCCACCGGGATATGACACCGGAGGAAGTGAAAGACTTTGTGAAGCGGCGTTTTGAACATCAGTTGAAACAGGGCGGTCTTGATGATATTTCCCTTTATATGAGCCGGTTCGATACGCTCTATGAACAGGGCAAGATGGAAAAGTTAATGCCTACTGCCAACCAGAAGCACATCGAGGAAAATGTACCGATTACGGAGTGGGACAATCCGTATTTTGAGGTAAAGGAGCCGGATCAGATGGCATTTTCCATAAAAGATAAATATGTCAGCATACAGACCTGTACGGAGGGCTATGATTATTCCGTTTTTGATGCGGATTACAAGCTGATTGACGGTGGCGTGTATGACAATCCTGATATTTCCATTCATGCGGCGTTAAAGGACGTTCTGGAGGACTTTGGACTGTCAGAACAGGATAAGCGTATTCCGGTGGACTATGAGGAGCTTATGGAGAAAACAGAAGCGGTGGAGCGTGAACAGTTGAATGAGCGTATCCAGGCGGAAGTACCGGAAGCAGACAGTGTTGTTGCTGATTTCAAGGCAAAGACAGAGGAATTATTTAACGGAATCAACGGACAGACACAGGACGATATAGAGCAGACTGTTTGGGCATATCTGCAATCCAAGATTGACGAGTATAAGATAGATGTTGAGCTTGTGGATGTGGTGGTGTCCGGAAGCAGATGCAGAGGACTGGAGAAAGCAGGCTCCGATCTGGATGTGGTTGTGGAGTATAAGGGCAGGGAGCATGAAGATGATCTGTTCAATGCTTTTAACGAGGACGGTCTTATGATTGGCGGTGTGAAGGTTGACATCAATCCTATCACAGAGGGTAAGACCGGAACACTTGCAACCTATCTTCCGGGAGTGGAGAGCTATCTTGCAGAGAAACAGGCAATGCAGAAAGCGTCTGCGGTGGAAGCCACACCGGAGAAAACCGTTACCTTAACAGTTGCAGAGTGCGGCGAATTTCACAGTCTGGGAGAGTTCCATGAGAATATCGCAAGTGTGGAGGAAGCAATCACTGTGTGGAAAAGCATACCACCAGAGCGCATGAATGGGATTACGAGTATCGGCATTAATATACACACTGAGGGCACTGAGCGTTATGAGGACGTGGAAATGGATATTCTCTCCGGCAAGGTCATTGACCTGGAGGTCTTGGATTATGTACCGGACATAACAGACGATCCGAAAGCAATCGAGGTAATAGAGGAGCTGATTGACAAGTTGCCGGATATTGAAGTGCGTGGTTCGCTGGAGAAGTGGCAGGCGGCTATCCTTGCTACGGAGATAGACCAGTTTTCTTATGATTATGACACCTATCAGTATCAGGATACGGTTGATAACAGGGAAGCACAGGTTGCCAACATCACTGAGGACATCAGAAGCGGAAATACTGGGTATCTGAATGACTTTCTCAATGCGGTCATTTCTGAAGGCGTCAGAGAGGGCATTACAGACATTTTCGGACAGGGTGTGGAGATTGATGACAGTGAAGCGGTTCAGACTGCGAGAAGGGCAAAGGAGCTGCTTGACAAGCTGGCAGAATACAAGCCACTCGCAAAGGTGGAGGAACTGACCGAGCAGAATTATAATCAGATTGACAATGTTCTCAATAACGGAGCGGAGAAGAAAGAACAGGAACAGTCCAAAGGCAGAATATCCATTAAGGAGAAGCTGGCGGAGAAAAAGGCTGTTATCGAACAGCGGGATAGGGCAGAACATACTTCGCCGGAGAAAGATAAAAAATCACAGAGGGAGATGTAA
- a CDS encoding recombinase family protein — protein MAGIKEEKKIYLVGIYCRLSKDDGTDNESASIATQKSILTDYVKKQGWHIAKTYVDDGYSGTNFQRPSFQNMIKDIESGLINCVITKDLSRLGRNYLDCGLYLEVFFPEHNVRYIAVNDGVDTLNKSAMDITPFRNILNEMYAADISVKIKSAYRARFQQGKFMGTTAPYGYIKDPADHNHLLIDDKVAHVVKEIFDLALKGNGVAKICRHLNKQHILRPAAYAAERGETGFERHFEGNEDKRYIWSGNSVRSILRSPIYAGNLVGYKRIAANMKSKKRPSKLPEEWEVIPNTHEGIVTQEEFDIVQQLITSRRLPQNKGGFVNIFAGVIKCVDCGCALRAMNVHRRKRPEIIDCVQYSCNNYARNGRSECSAHNIEARDLFNAVLADINCFADMAVNDEKAVRAIEKRLTETDQSRAKALEKERKKLNKRLAELDRLFSSLYEDKVMERITERNFEMMSGKYQKEQLEIEARLKEVTETLNESYEKSRGIRDFLALIRNYQGLKELDATVINALIDKILVSEREKMADGTVKQEIKIYYKFIGFVDELHIIPTKRWAAMPAKNCTVCGVEYVPGSGASRYCPACAKKIRREKSNESKRRSREQKRIACMNCPQKMTD, from the coding sequence ATGGCAGGAATCAAAGAAGAAAAGAAAATCTATTTAGTCGGCATTTATTGCCGCTTATCTAAAGACGATGGTACGGATAACGAGAGTGCGAGCATTGCGACACAGAAATCCATCCTCACGGATTATGTGAAAAAGCAGGGATGGCACATAGCAAAAACGTATGTGGACGATGGTTATTCTGGTACAAATTTCCAAAGACCAAGTTTCCAGAATATGATAAAAGACATTGAAAGCGGTCTGATAAACTGCGTGATTACGAAAGATTTATCCCGTCTGGGGAGAAACTATCTTGATTGTGGGTTATATCTGGAAGTTTTCTTCCCAGAGCATAACGTGAGGTATATAGCGGTCAATGACGGCGTAGATACCTTGAATAAATCTGCTATGGACATCACGCCTTTCCGCAACATTTTAAACGAAATGTATGCCGCTGACATATCTGTTAAGATAAAATCGGCATATCGGGCGAGGTTTCAACAGGGGAAATTCATGGGAACTACCGCCCCTTATGGCTATATCAAAGACCCTGCCGACCACAACCATCTGCTGATAGATGATAAAGTGGCACATGTTGTAAAAGAGATATTCGACCTTGCATTAAAAGGGAATGGAGTTGCCAAAATTTGCAGACATCTTAATAAACAGCATATCCTACGCCCTGCCGCTTATGCGGCGGAGCGTGGCGAAACAGGCTTTGAACGTCATTTTGAGGGGAACGAGGACAAACGCTATATTTGGAGTGGGAACAGCGTGAGGAGCATTTTAAGAAGCCCGATATATGCGGGAAATCTTGTAGGCTACAAACGGATTGCCGCCAATATGAAAAGCAAGAAACGCCCCTCTAAGCTGCCCGAAGAATGGGAAGTGATACCCAATACCCATGAGGGAATAGTCACGCAGGAGGAATTTGATATTGTCCAACAGCTTATTACAAGTCGTAGGCTTCCACAGAACAAGGGAGGATTTGTAAATATTTTTGCAGGCGTTATCAAGTGTGTGGACTGCGGATGTGCTCTGCGGGCAATGAACGTACACAGGAGGAAACGCCCAGAGATTATCGACTGTGTACAGTATTCATGTAATAATTATGCAAGAAACGGAAGAAGCGAGTGTAGTGCCCACAATATAGAAGCAAGGGATTTATTCAATGCCGTTCTTGCCGACATCAACTGTTTTGCGGATATGGCAGTGAATGATGAAAAGGCGGTCAGGGCCATAGAAAAGCGGCTCACGGAAACAGACCAGAGCAGGGCGAAAGCATTAGAGAAAGAACGTAAGAAGCTGAACAAACGCCTTGCGGAACTGGACAGGCTGTTTTCCTCTCTCTACGAGGATAAGGTCATGGAGCGTATTACCGAGCGGAATTTTGAGATGATGTCGGGGAAATACCAGAAAGAGCAGCTTGAAATTGAAGCAAGGCTGAAAGAGGTGACGGAAACTCTTAATGAAAGCTACGAGAAATCACGGGGAATCCGTGACTTCCTCGCCCTTATCCGAAATTATCAAGGCTTAAAAGAACTGGATGCAACAGTTATAAACGCACTCATAGACAAGATACTTGTTTCGGAGCGTGAGAAGATGGCAGACGGAACAGTGAAGCAGGAAATCAAGATTTACTATAAATTCATCGGCTTTGTCGATGAATTACATATCATACCTACAAAACGGTGGGCAGCAATGCCCGCTAAAAATTGTACGGTGTGCGGCGTTGAATATGTCCCGGGCTCTGGTGCATCAAGGTATTGTCCTGCTTGTGCCAAGAAGATACGGAGGGAGAAATCAAACGAGAGCAAACGCAGGAGCAGAGAACAGAAAAGGATAGCATGTATGAACTGTCCGCAAAAAATGACCGACTGA
- a CDS encoding transposon-transfer assisting family protein, whose translation MSKFTVEEINFMCVFETQDRTQMLENIRQVMPHIKDSDMVELAEQVLGKLRSMTDEEFAEVSLEAAEEM comes from the coding sequence ATGAGTAAATTTACAGTAGAAGAAATCAATTTCATGTGTGTATTTGAGACACAGGACAGGACGCAGATGCTTGAGAACATCAGACAGGTAATGCCGCACATAAAGGACAGCGATATGGTGGAGCTTGCTGAGCAGGTCTTGGGAAAACTCCGGAGCATGACCGATGAGGAATTTGCAGAAGTATCTTTGGAAGCGGCAGAAGAAATGTAG
- a CDS encoding DUF6674 family protein, translated as MEANEPKKEQNTEEMDVMKQFMELMGQQDMKEQSQDFMEVLQYIAGMQLQLSAMVDELQGVRKQLEKMQESQPKAAESQLLDKVSYLQEKVSSLAERLSELKDHLIDTAAQAVTAFKEKGKEEMNRVLQKGISSVKSVLSGCREKMVDVLTSYEKTANQIDSIGDELKQIGNSVANVGRLLTGKGTKEVSDEKEGVALTRVLNMPIKKHISALKKQVEWIDGAVAKLDKVCAGLDTGKDKEKSRVSVKEKLSQMKVKSEQQKKEPEKSKTKSQEASL; from the coding sequence ATGGAAGCAAACGAACCAAAGAAAGAACAGAACACAGAGGAAATGGACGTTATGAAGCAGTTCATGGAGCTTATGGGACAGCAGGACATGAAAGAGCAGTCACAGGACTTTATGGAGGTCTTGCAGTATATCGCCGGGATGCAGTTACAGCTTTCCGCTATGGTGGACGAACTGCAGGGAGTACGAAAGCAGCTTGAAAAGATGCAGGAGAGCCAGCCGAAAGCAGCGGAAAGTCAGCTATTGGATAAGGTGTCATACCTCCAGGAGAAGGTAAGCAGTCTTGCAGAACGTTTATCGGAACTGAAAGACCATTTGATTGACACCGCAGCACAGGCAGTAACCGCCTTTAAGGAAAAGGGAAAAGAGGAAATGAACAGGGTTCTTCAGAAAGGAATTTCCAGTGTGAAGTCGGTGCTTTCCGGATGCCGGGAGAAGATGGTTGATGTGCTTACCAGTTATGAAAAGACCGCCAACCAAATAGACAGCATTGGGGACGAGCTCAAGCAGATCGGAAACAGCGTAGCCAACGTGGGAAGGCTCTTAACCGGAAAAGGCACAAAGGAAGTGTCGGACGAAAAAGAGGGCGTTGCCCTTACAAGGGTATTGAATATGCCTATTAAGAAGCATATCTCAGCCTTAAAGAAACAGGTGGAGTGGATTGACGGTGCAGTAGCGAAGCTGGATAAGGTCTGTGCCGGACTGGATACCGGAAAGGATAAGGAAAAGAGCAGGGTGTCCGTTAAAGAAAAGCTGTCACAGATGAAAGTGAAATCGGAACAGCAGAAGAAAGAACCGGAAAAATCAAAGACCAAGAGTCAGGAAGCAAGTTTATAA
- a CDS encoding YdbC family protein: protein MREIQYEIVKEIAVLSTGDSGYTKEINLISWNGKEPKYDIRSFSPNREKCGKGITLNADEAAALLKALQKELNSED, encoded by the coding sequence ATGAGAGAAATCCAGTATGAAATCGTAAAGGAAATCGCAGTATTGTCTACGGGCGACAGTGGCTACACAAAGGAAATCAATCTCATTTCATGGAATGGGAAAGAGCCGAAGTATGACATCCGCAGCTTTTCCCCGAACCGTGAAAAGTGCGGCAAGGGAATCACGCTGAACGCTGATGAAGCGGCGGCACTCCTTAAAGCATTACAGAAAGAATTAAACAGCGAGGATTAA